A part of Olleya sp. Bg11-27 genomic DNA contains:
- the gyrA gene encoding DNA gyrase subunit A, with protein sequence MAEGEKVIPINIEDEMKSAYIDYSMSVIVSRALPDVRDGLKPVHRRVLFGMHELGVRATGAHKKSARIVGEVLGKYHPHGDTSVYDAMVRMAQEWSLRYMLVDGQGNFGSVDGDSPAAMRYTEARMRKISEDMLADIDKETVDHKLNFDDTLEEPTVLPTRIPGLLVNGASGIAVGMATNMPPHNLTEVVDGTIAYIENNDIEIDELITHIKAPDFPTGGTIYGYDGVKEAFHTGRGRIVMRAKAIIEEVQGRECVIVTEIPYQVNKADMIKKTADLVNDKKLEGISTIRDESDRNGMRIVYILKRDAIPNIVLNKLYKYTALQSSFSVNNIALVNGRPQLLNLKELIHYFVEHRHDVVVRRTTYELRKAEERAHILEGLIIASDNIDEVIAIIRASNNADEARANLIKRFELSEIQAKAIVEMRLRQLTGLEQDKLRAEYEEIMKTIIDLKDILANKERRMTIIKDELQVVKDKYGDERRSVIEYAGGDLSIEDMIPDAQVVITISHAGYIKRTSLTEYKTQNRGGVGQKASTTRNEDFLEHLFVGTNHQYMLFFTQKGKCFWMRVYEIPEGSKTSKGRAIQNLINIEQDDKVMAFICTQDLKDEAYINSHYVIMATKKGQVKKTSLEQYSRPRTNGINAITIKDDDELLEAKLTTGNSQIMIALKSGKAIRFEEAKTRPMGRNASGVRGITLSHPKDEAIGMVIVENPQEETVLVVSENGYGKRTYIDDPEDGEAVYRITNRGGKGVKTISISEKTGDLVSIKTVTDTDDLMIINKSGIAIRMAVESLRTMGRATQGVKLINLKGKDSIAAVAKVMKDEDEELDETLEDLENITDTEAGTTIDITEEE encoded by the coding sequence ATGGCAGAAGGAGAGAAGGTCATTCCAATTAATATTGAAGATGAAATGAAATCGGCTTACATTGATTATTCAATGTCAGTCATTGTGTCACGTGCATTACCAGACGTTAGGGACGGGTTAAAACCTGTGCATAGACGTGTTTTATTTGGTATGCATGAACTGGGTGTTAGAGCAACCGGAGCACATAAAAAGTCGGCAAGAATAGTTGGGGAAGTTTTAGGAAAGTATCACCCACATGGTGATACATCAGTTTACGACGCAATGGTACGTATGGCTCAAGAATGGAGTTTACGTTATATGTTAGTAGATGGTCAAGGTAACTTTGGGTCTGTAGATGGAGATAGTCCAGCTGCAATGCGTTATACAGAAGCACGTATGCGTAAGATATCTGAAGACATGTTGGCAGATATTGACAAAGAAACAGTAGATCATAAATTAAACTTTGATGATACTTTAGAAGAACCAACGGTTTTACCAACACGTATACCTGGTCTTTTAGTTAATGGTGCGTCAGGAATTGCGGTAGGTATGGCAACAAACATGCCGCCACACAATTTAACGGAAGTTGTAGATGGTACTATTGCTTATATTGAAAACAATGATATTGAAATAGACGAGTTAATTACACATATTAAAGCACCAGATTTTCCTACAGGAGGAACAATATATGGTTATGATGGTGTAAAAGAAGCTTTTCATACAGGTAGAGGACGTATTGTAATGCGTGCCAAAGCTATTATTGAAGAAGTACAAGGACGCGAATGTGTTATTGTAACTGAGATTCCGTATCAAGTCAATAAGGCAGACATGATTAAAAAGACTGCTGACTTAGTTAATGATAAAAAGCTGGAAGGTATTTCTACTATTAGAGATGAATCTGATAGAAATGGAATGCGTATTGTATACATCTTAAAACGTGATGCTATACCAAACATTGTCCTTAATAAACTATATAAGTATACGGCTTTACAATCGTCATTTAGTGTTAATAATATTGCATTAGTTAATGGTAGACCACAATTGTTGAATCTAAAAGAATTGATTCATTATTTTGTTGAGCATAGACATGATGTAGTGGTTAGACGTACAACTTATGAGTTACGTAAAGCTGAAGAAAGAGCACATATCTTAGAAGGTTTAATTATAGCATCAGATAATATAGACGAAGTTATTGCTATTATTAGAGCCTCTAATAATGCCGATGAAGCTCGAGCTAACTTGATTAAACGTTTTGAGCTTTCAGAAATACAAGCCAAAGCAATTGTCGAAATGCGTCTGCGCCAATTAACAGGCTTGGAACAAGACAAATTGCGTGCGGAGTATGAAGAGATTATGAAAACGATTATAGACCTTAAAGACATTCTTGCGAACAAAGAGAGAAGAATGACTATTATTAAGGACGAGTTGCAAGTCGTAAAAGATAAATATGGTGATGAGCGTCGTTCTGTAATTGAGTATGCCGGTGGAGATTTAAGCATCGAAGATATGATTCCTGATGCGCAAGTAGTGATTACTATTTCTCACGCAGGTTATATTAAACGTACATCTTTAACAGAATATAAAACACAAAATAGAGGTGGGGTTGGTCAAAAAGCATCAACGACTAGAAATGAAGATTTCTTAGAGCATTTATTTGTTGGTACTAACCACCAGTATATGTTGTTCTTTACTCAAAAAGGTAAATGTTTCTGGATGCGTGTTTATGAAATCCCTGAAGGAAGTAAAACGTCTAAAGGTAGAGCAATCCAAAATCTTATAAATATTGAGCAAGACGATAAAGTAATGGCGTTTATTTGTACTCAAGATTTAAAAGACGAAGCATATATTAATAGTCATTATGTGATTATGGCAACTAAAAAGGGTCAAGTTAAGAAGACTTCTTTAGAGCAATATTCTAGACCAAGAACTAATGGTATTAATGCCATTACTATTAAGGATGATGACGAATTACTAGAGGCTAAATTAACGACTGGTAATAGTCAAATTATGATAGCACTTAAATCAGGTAAAGCTATTAGATTTGAAGAAGCAAAAACGAGACCAATGGGACGAAATGCTTCTGGAGTTAGAGGTATTACTTTATCGCATCCAAAAGATGAAGCTATTGGTATGGTGATTGTTGAAAATCCACAGGAGGAAACAGTACTTGTCGTGTCTGAAAATGGGTATGGTAAACGTACTTATATTGATGATCCAGAAGATGGAGAAGCAGTTTATAGAATAACAAATAGAGGAGGGAAAGGAGTTAAAACAATTTCGATTTCCGAAAAAACTGGGGATTTAGTGTCTATCAAAACGGTAACAGATACTGATGATTTAATGATAATTAACAAATCGGGTATTGCTATTAGAATGGCAGTAGAAAGTCTACGTACCATGGGAAGAGCAACTCAAGGAGTTAAATTAATTAACCTAAAAGGTAAAGACTCAATAGCAGCAGTTGCTAAAGTAATGAAAGACGAGGATGAGGAGCTTGATGAAACTCTTGAAGATCTTGAAAACATTACGGATACGGAAGCTGGCACAACTATTGATATTACAGAAGAAGAATAA
- a CDS encoding tetratricopeptide repeat protein, producing MKKQLILAIALLVSAGSFAQKKEIKALEKAVKNSNYAEAKSLVTQLESMEGSMDSKLKDKYYFATAKAFFSNGASSLDDIAKAVENLDKLSTASVDVLQFKQLIENDLITKANDLYTSKEFGKAAGVFESLYNVKKEDQTYLYYAASSALQEQDMDVALKYYLQLNDLGYTGVKTEYTAINKANGKEDILAKETRDKFVKIGTHESPEDRVTESKASEIIRNIALIYAGKGENDKALAAMKKAREANPEDYDLLVSEANLYYKLGDNVKYEELINQALNNDPNNPDLLYNLAVLASDSGDKIKAKEYYTKSLSLKPENVNALTNLAALVLSEEQDLVKLMNSLGTSAADNKKYDELKLKRTDLYKEAVPYLEKVLELKEDSVEVGVTLSNIYSAIGEDAKAKVLREKYSK from the coding sequence ATGAAAAAACAATTAATTCTTGCGATAGCATTACTTGTATCTGCTGGCTCTTTTGCACAGAAAAAAGAAATAAAAGCTTTAGAAAAAGCTGTTAAAAATAGTAATTATGCTGAAGCGAAAAGCTTAGTAACACAATTGGAGTCTATGGAAGGTTCCATGGATAGTAAATTAAAAGATAAGTATTATTTTGCAACAGCAAAAGCCTTTTTTAGTAATGGTGCTAGTTCATTAGATGATATAGCTAAAGCAGTAGAGAATTTAGATAAATTAAGTACGGCTTCTGTCGATGTTTTACAGTTTAAGCAATTGATAGAAAATGACTTAATCACTAAAGCAAATGATTTATATACATCAAAAGAATTTGGTAAAGCAGCTGGTGTTTTTGAAAGTCTTTATAATGTAAAAAAGGAGGATCAAACTTATCTATATTATGCAGCTTCTAGCGCTTTGCAAGAGCAAGATATGGATGTAGCTTTAAAATACTATTTACAATTGAATGATTTAGGTTATACTGGTGTCAAAACGGAGTATACTGCTATAAATAAAGCTAATGGTAAAGAGGATATTTTAGCAAAAGAGACAAGAGATAAATTTGTTAAAATTGGTACTCATGAAAGTCCAGAGGATAGAGTCACAGAATCTAAGGCCTCGGAAATTATTAGAAATATAGCATTAATTTATGCTGGTAAAGGAGAGAATGACAAAGCTTTAGCAGCGATGAAAAAAGCTAGAGAAGCCAACCCAGAGGATTATGATTTATTGGTGAGTGAAGCTAATTTATATTATAAATTAGGAGATAATGTTAAATACGAGGAGCTTATAAATCAGGCACTTAATAATGATCCTAATAATCCAGATTTATTATACAATTTAGCAGTTTTAGCTAGTGATTCGGGAGATAAGATTAAAGCTAAAGAGTATTATACTAAGTCTCTAAGTCTTAAACCTGAAAACGTAAATGCTTTAACTAATTTGGCTGCTTTAGTTTTAAGTGAAGAGCAAGATTTAGTTAAGTTAATGAATAGTTTAGGTACTTCTGCAGCTGATAATAAAAAGTATGATGAGTTAAAGCTAAAACGTACAGATTTATATAAAGAAGCAGTTCCTTATTTAGAAAAAGTTTTAGAACTTAAAGAAGATAGTGTGGAAGTAGGTGTTACTTTATCTAATATATATAGTGCTATTGGAGAAGATGCAAAAGCAAAAGTATTAAGAGAAAAATATAGTAAATAA
- a CDS encoding M23 family metallopeptidase, whose product MSNSSQLDIIIDNVTAAGRTYSYNETITVESEAPKVITAYFAEKVIKKETLDGSYQFTFTEDKSTDSVTKRAAVASEIQTLIKTELEGQNKEVRYADIKKIIDTKETGKNWPIQSYKKDETLTFDQHKKQPDTYYKKIEEAPMGYQVYLVAETKKLDGKTLKIKIQEDKSKNQEDKEVLKLVKTETDALPVLVFAKLEDKTTTTEAGDWIEIDIKKQDQKILGKTEGTEIEVGIKKIQLRPKEDKLGSKTEDAVKSFEGWQEALYIREDETEAGKKVIKDAEEAKTKREREKTEDVILKFDKDAKKKTYPAGKINAPKTATVGKVIEYILDIDIYNKNYKYKDKATEEDKKNIRWSFYVQGEAKTSKESTYITDKSKSGLYTYAKTEVVDNKIKLTIVFDKALKGKKVQIEPFRGTPDLSTKPDFVRTTTIKEPSTPKITIRDKAHLYLKTQCDSIENTGDIIDQDFLKGGRFKLETPGLLFPFRKMPQNHPDSLKNAKYDSYNYHYNEKNAATFAYGRRSKKTKKIVRLHAARDLYYDVNEPIYAIADGIVKRVAFFYYDTWVIEIEHEYEAKIAKIKGHKMLVRYGEVKKGSAILVKEGEKVTRGQKIGEIGLLNPYVRQPYPDKRGMLHIEMYTGEGSGNLSDKSIKYSDMLYATSKKNKGITFQRRKDLFDPLDLLNEMIKTSKKENWIE is encoded by the coding sequence ATGAGTAATTCAAGTCAATTAGATATAATAATAGATAACGTTACTGCAGCAGGACGCACCTACTCTTATAACGAAACCATTACAGTAGAAAGTGAAGCCCCCAAAGTAATTACAGCCTATTTTGCAGAAAAAGTTATTAAAAAAGAGACTTTAGATGGTAGCTATCAATTTACTTTTACAGAAGATAAGAGCACAGATAGTGTAACAAAACGTGCTGCAGTTGCTTCAGAAATTCAAACTCTAATAAAAACAGAATTAGAAGGTCAAAATAAAGAAGTGAGATATGCAGACATTAAAAAAATAATTGACACTAAGGAAACAGGTAAAAATTGGCCGATACAAAGTTATAAAAAAGATGAGACGTTAACTTTTGATCAACACAAAAAACAACCTGATACTTATTATAAAAAAATTGAAGAAGCTCCAATGGGCTATCAAGTTTATTTGGTTGCCGAAACCAAAAAATTAGATGGTAAAACTTTAAAAATAAAAATACAAGAAGATAAGAGTAAAAATCAAGAAGATAAAGAAGTTTTAAAATTAGTGAAAACCGAAACTGATGCACTACCTGTTTTAGTATTTGCTAAGTTAGAAGACAAAACGACAACGACTGAAGCTGGCGATTGGATAGAGATAGACATAAAAAAACAAGATCAGAAAATTTTAGGCAAAACTGAAGGCACAGAAATAGAGGTTGGTATTAAAAAAATACAACTGCGCCCAAAAGAAGATAAATTGGGCTCTAAGACAGAAGATGCTGTAAAAAGTTTTGAAGGTTGGCAAGAAGCGCTTTATATTCGTGAAGATGAAACTGAAGCAGGTAAAAAAGTAATTAAAGATGCTGAAGAAGCAAAAACAAAACGAGAAAGAGAAAAGACTGAAGATGTTATATTAAAATTCGATAAGGATGCTAAAAAGAAAACCTATCCAGCAGGAAAAATAAATGCACCAAAAACAGCTACTGTTGGAAAGGTAATAGAATATATTTTAGACATAGATATCTATAATAAAAATTACAAGTATAAAGATAAAGCCACTGAAGAAGACAAAAAGAATATCCGATGGTCTTTCTATGTTCAAGGAGAAGCTAAAACAAGTAAAGAGAGTACTTATATTACAGATAAAAGTAAATCAGGTTTATACACATACGCCAAAACCGAAGTTGTAGATAATAAAATTAAATTAACCATAGTTTTTGATAAAGCACTAAAAGGAAAAAAAGTACAAATAGAGCCATTTAGAGGTACACCAGATCTTAGCACAAAACCAGATTTTGTTCGCACAACTACAATTAAAGAACCATCGACACCAAAAATAACGATTAGAGACAAAGCACATTTATATCTAAAAACACAATGCGACAGTATAGAAAACACAGGAGATATAATAGATCAAGACTTTTTAAAGGGCGGAAGGTTTAAGTTGGAGACACCAGGATTATTATTTCCTTTCAGAAAGATGCCGCAAAACCACCCTGATAGTTTGAAGAATGCAAAATATGATAGTTATAATTATCATTATAATGAAAAGAATGCAGCTACATTTGCTTATGGAAGAAGAAGTAAAAAAACAAAAAAAATAGTTAGACTTCATGCTGCACGAGATTTGTACTACGATGTAAACGAACCAATATATGCTATAGCAGATGGTATTGTAAAACGAGTAGCTTTTTTCTATTATGACACATGGGTTATAGAAATAGAACATGAGTATGAAGCTAAAATTGCTAAAATAAAAGGACATAAAATGTTAGTCAGATATGGTGAAGTGAAAAAAGGAAGTGCTATTTTAGTTAAAGAAGGAGAGAAAGTAACTAGAGGGCAAAAAATAGGAGAAATTGGGTTATTAAATCCATATGTGCGTCAACCTTATCCTGACAAGCGAGGTATGTTACATATAGAAATGTACACAGGAGAAGGAAGTGGTAATTTGAGCGATAAGTCAATAAAATATAGCGATATGTTATATGCTACATCTAAAAAAAATAAAGGAATAACCTTTCAAAGACGAAAAGATCTATTTGATCCATTAGATTTATTAAATGAAATGATAAAAACAAGTAAAAAAGAAAATTGGATAGAATGA
- a CDS encoding C40 family peptidase yields the protein MQFGICNLSSIPLRLETSDTSELVSQVLYGETFKVLEQRKQWSKIRLAFDKYEGWIDNKQYLEITEENYALIQQEPLKLSSDLVEFVQDENNQLNTIILGSTLNGLELLNHSFDGLFSNIKHPKTEIITTAFQYLNTPYLWGGKTPFGIDCSGFTQMVYKLNGFKLLRDASQQATQGEALSFIEESEPGDLAFFDNSEGNIIHVGIIMQDNYIIHAHGKVRIDRLDHTGIYNADKGVHTHKLRVIKKII from the coding sequence ATGCAGTTCGGAATTTGTAATTTAAGTAGTATTCCTTTAAGACTTGAAACCTCTGATACTAGCGAGTTAGTCTCGCAAGTATTGTATGGAGAAACATTCAAAGTTTTAGAGCAACGTAAACAGTGGAGTAAAATAAGGTTAGCTTTTGATAAATATGAAGGTTGGATAGATAACAAACAATATCTTGAAATTACAGAAGAAAACTATGCTTTAATACAACAAGAACCACTTAAATTATCTTCGGATTTAGTTGAATTTGTTCAAGATGAAAATAATCAGTTAAATACAATTATTTTAGGATCTACATTAAATGGATTGGAACTATTAAACCATTCTTTTGATGGTTTGTTTTCAAATATAAAGCATCCTAAAACTGAAATAATTACTACTGCTTTTCAGTATCTTAATACACCATATTTGTGGGGAGGTAAAACACCTTTTGGTATTGATTGTAGTGGATTTACACAAATGGTTTATAAACTCAATGGTTTTAAACTTTTAAGAGATGCCTCTCAACAAGCAACACAAGGTGAAGCTTTGAGTTTTATTGAAGAAAGTGAGCCAGGAGATTTAGCTTTTTTTGATAATTCTGAAGGAAATATCATCCATGTTGGCATTATCATGCAGGACAACTATATTATTCACGCGCATGGAAAGGTTAGAATTGATAGATTAGACCACACCGGAATTTACAATGCGGATAAAGGGGTACATACTCACAAACTCAGAGTCATTAAAAAAATTATTTAA
- a CDS encoding acetyl-CoA C-acyltransferase: protein MSKEVVIVSAARTPIGSFLGALSTIPATKLGAIAIKGALDKINLDPKLVQEVLMGNVVQAGTGQAPARQAAIYAGIPDSVPCTTINKVCASGMKTVMQAAQSIALGDADIVVAGGMENMSMIPHYLYARTGTKFGPASLVDGMQKDGLVDAYDQNAMGVCADDCAKEYDFSREDQDAYAIQSYNRSAAAWEAGKFDNEVVPVEVPQRRGEPIIVSKDEEFTNVKMEKIPALRPAFSKDGTVTAANASTINDGAGAMVLMSAEKAKELGLKPLATIKGYADAAQAPKWFTTAPSKALPKAIDKAGIALKDIEFFEFNEAFAVVGLANMKILGLNDSNVNVNGGAVSLGHPLGCSGVRILITLLNVLEQNNAKIGAATICNGGGGASAVIIERH from the coding sequence ATGAGCAAAGAAGTCGTTATTGTCTCCGCAGCAAGAACACCAATTGGTAGTTTTTTAGGTGCATTAAGTACCATACCTGCTACAAAGTTAGGTGCTATTGCTATTAAAGGAGCTTTAGATAAAATAAATTTAGATCCAAAATTAGTACAAGAAGTATTAATGGGTAATGTTGTGCAGGCTGGAACTGGTCAAGCACCAGCTAGGCAAGCTGCTATATATGCAGGAATACCAGACTCAGTACCTTGTACTACTATTAATAAAGTATGTGCTTCTGGTATGAAAACAGTTATGCAGGCAGCTCAAAGTATAGCCTTGGGAGATGCCGACATTGTTGTTGCTGGAGGAATGGAAAACATGAGTATGATTCCTCATTATTTATATGCAAGAACAGGTACTAAATTTGGACCTGCATCCCTTGTAGATGGCATGCAAAAAGATGGATTAGTTGATGCTTACGACCAAAATGCAATGGGAGTTTGTGCGGACGATTGTGCTAAAGAGTATGATTTTTCTAGAGAAGATCAAGATGCTTATGCAATACAAAGTTACAATAGATCAGCAGCAGCATGGGAAGCAGGGAAATTTGACAATGAAGTTGTTCCTGTAGAAGTACCACAAAGACGTGGAGAACCTATAATAGTTAGTAAGGATGAAGAATTTACTAATGTGAAAATGGAGAAAATACCAGCTTTACGTCCTGCCTTTTCAAAAGATGGAACAGTAACTGCTGCTAATGCATCTACAATTAATGACGGCGCTGGAGCAATGGTGTTAATGAGTGCTGAGAAAGCAAAAGAATTAGGCTTAAAACCTCTTGCAACTATAAAAGGGTATGCTGATGCAGCACAAGCACCAAAATGGTTTACAACAGCACCTTCTAAAGCGTTGCCAAAAGCTATTGATAAAGCAGGAATCGCTTTAAAAGATATTGAGTTTTTTGAATTTAACGAAGCTTTTGCTGTGGTTGGATTAGCTAACATGAAAATATTAGGTTTAAATGATTCTAACGTTAATGTAAATGGTGGTGCCGTATCATTAGGTCATCCACTTGGATGCTCTGGTGTAAGAATACTAATCACATTACTTAATGTATTAGAACAGAATAATGCAAAAATTGGAGCTGCAACCATATGTAATGGTGGCGGTGGTGCCTCTGCTGTAATTATAGAACGTCACTAA
- a CDS encoding HD family phosphohydrolase — MKDHINALYKNHSQFYKIILFVVTTFLIVFIFPKSGRFKYNFEKGKPWQTENLYAPFNFAIQKSNVEILNEKAIVASQTSYFFNNQPKVKEKVKYDFEASFSKVFSDTLRSYKKLKNKGSKILNGFYQYGILSEDVSLKDDDKVVLLVDNVEKRTTQYSNIQKIGTIKKQVDSELKSTTLEKYSNKLTALFFDIIQADLTYNRALSENVLKEALDKISKNRGVVDKGTLIISKGEVVNDSKYQILTSLSKEYESQVWSKSNYKWIVFAYTLLVALALLMLLLFIRKYRLDIYKNNTKVTFVFFNVLIMVLLTTLVVDYNPEYVYLVPIAILPLVLKAFFDARLGLFTHVITVLLLGSIVPNSYEYMFLQIIAGIVTILTVSELYKRANLFISVGQITLVYIIAYFAFFVIHEASVDNLKWETFGLFVLCGLATLFVQPLIYVYEKLFGLVSDVSLLELSDTNSKLLKELSNKAPGTFHHSLNVANLAEASANEINANAMLVRVGALYHDIGKMKSPTFFTENQSSGINGHDELSPKESAKIIINHVIDGIEVAKKYNLPDRVIDFIRTHHGTSQVYYFYMKEKANNENVDINDFTYPGPKPFSKETAILMMCDSVEAASKSLKEPTSSKIDNFVENIINKQKDDGQFLNADITFKEIESIKKVLKRKLANIYHLRIEYPE; from the coding sequence ATGAAAGACCATATTAATGCCCTTTATAAAAACCATTCACAATTTTACAAAATTATACTATTTGTAGTAACGACCTTTTTAATCGTTTTTATTTTTCCAAAAAGTGGGCGATTTAAATATAATTTTGAAAAAGGTAAACCTTGGCAGACAGAAAACCTTTACGCACCATTTAATTTTGCAATACAAAAATCTAATGTTGAAATATTAAATGAAAAAGCTATAGTAGCTTCTCAAACGTCCTATTTTTTTAATAACCAGCCAAAAGTTAAGGAAAAGGTCAAATATGATTTTGAAGCGTCTTTTAGTAAAGTTTTTAGTGACACTTTAAGAAGTTACAAAAAATTAAAGAATAAGGGTAGTAAAATATTAAATGGTTTCTACCAATATGGTATTTTAAGTGAAGATGTCAGTTTAAAGGATGATGATAAGGTTGTTCTCCTTGTAGACAATGTTGAAAAAAGAACCACTCAGTATTCTAATATTCAGAAGATTGGTACTATTAAGAAACAAGTAGATAGTGAGTTAAAAAGTACAACGTTAGAAAAGTACTCTAATAAGCTTACAGCACTTTTTTTTGATATTATACAAGCCGATTTAACTTACAATAGAGCGTTGTCTGAAAATGTTTTAAAAGAAGCTTTAGATAAAATTTCTAAGAATAGAGGTGTTGTAGATAAAGGCACCTTAATCATTTCCAAAGGGGAAGTTGTAAACGACTCTAAATATCAAATTTTAACCTCTTTATCAAAGGAATACGAGTCCCAAGTATGGAGTAAATCAAATTATAAATGGATCGTTTTCGCTTACACTTTATTAGTGGCTTTAGCCCTTTTGATGTTATTATTATTTATTAGGAAATATAGATTAGATATCTATAAAAATAATACTAAAGTGACTTTTGTCTTTTTTAATGTGTTAATCATGGTATTATTAACAACTTTAGTTGTTGACTATAATCCTGAATATGTTTATTTGGTACCAATAGCAATTCTACCTTTAGTATTAAAAGCTTTTTTTGATGCAAGATTAGGATTATTTACTCATGTAATCACAGTGCTATTGTTAGGATCAATTGTCCCTAATAGTTATGAATATATGTTCCTTCAAATTATAGCAGGTATTGTAACTATTTTAACCGTTTCTGAGCTGTATAAACGTGCTAATTTATTTATTTCGGTAGGACAGATTACTTTAGTGTATATCATCGCTTATTTTGCGTTTTTTGTAATCCACGAAGCAAGTGTTGATAATTTGAAATGGGAAACATTTGGTCTATTTGTATTATGTGGATTAGCGACATTATTTGTGCAGCCTCTGATATATGTTTATGAGAAACTATTTGGATTAGTTTCTGATGTTTCGCTATTGGAGTTGTCTGACACTAATTCTAAATTATTAAAGGAGTTGTCTAATAAAGCCCCTGGCACCTTCCATCATTCTTTAAACGTAGCAAATTTAGCAGAGGCTTCAGCTAATGAAATAAATGCGAATGCGATGTTAGTTAGAGTAGGGGCTTTGTATCATGATATAGGCAAAATGAAGTCACCAACTTTTTTTACAGAAAATCAATCTTCAGGTATTAATGGTCATGACGAATTATCACCAAAGGAAAGTGCTAAGATTATAATAAATCACGTTATTGATGGTATAGAAGTCGCTAAGAAGTATAATTTACCTGATCGGGTTATAGATTTTATAAGAACACATCATGGTACAAGTCAAGTCTATTATTTTTATATGAAAGAAAAGGCAAATAACGAGAATGTTGACATTAATGACTTTACTTACCCTGGGCCAAAACCATTTAGTAAAGAAACAGCAATTTTAATGATGTGTGATAGTGTAGAAGCTGCATCAAAGAGTTTAAAGGAGCCAACTTCTAGTAAAATTGATAATTTTGTCGAAAATATTATAAATAAACAGAAAGATGATGGCCAATTTTTAAATGCAGACATAACTTTTAAAGAAATTGAATCCATAAAAAAAGTGCTAAAGCGCAAGCTTGCAAATATTTACCATTTGAGAATTGAATATCCTGAATAA